A region of Streptomyces sp. TG1A-60 DNA encodes the following proteins:
- a CDS encoding dipeptide/oligopeptide/nickel ABC transporter ATP-binding protein, with the protein MNPSDARLDDRSRALSGDEGHALLDVRDLVVRYGTATAVDHVSFTVDAGETLALNGPSGCGKSSTVAAVLQLRRPDGGEVRFEGRELTALTERELRPLRPRMQPVFQDPYGSLSPRHRIRDAVAEPLHVQGRWDATGPARVSELLDRVGLDPAYGDRHPHELSGGQCQRAGIARALASEPRLLVLDEPVSALDPSIRAGVLNLLADLQDELNLAYLFICHDRAVVRHFADRSIEMRAGRLVPA; encoded by the coding sequence ATGAACCCGAGCGACGCCCGGCTCGACGACCGCAGCCGCGCCCTGTCCGGCGACGAGGGCCACGCCCTGCTCGACGTGCGTGATCTGGTCGTCCGCTACGGCACGGCCACCGCTGTCGACCATGTGTCCTTCACGGTGGACGCGGGCGAGACCCTGGCCCTGAACGGCCCCTCCGGCTGCGGCAAGTCCTCCACGGTCGCGGCCGTACTCCAGCTGCGGCGCCCGGATGGGGGCGAAGTCCGTTTCGAGGGACGGGAGTTGACCGCTCTCACCGAACGCGAGCTGCGTCCGCTCCGTCCCCGGATGCAGCCGGTCTTCCAGGACCCGTACGGCTCGCTCAGCCCTCGCCACCGTATCCGGGACGCGGTGGCGGAACCCCTCCACGTCCAGGGCCGCTGGGACGCGACGGGCCCCGCCCGGGTCTCCGAACTCCTCGACCGGGTCGGCCTGGACCCCGCCTACGGCGACCGCCACCCGCACGAGCTGTCCGGCGGGCAGTGCCAACGCGCCGGTATCGCACGGGCGTTGGCGTCCGAACCCCGCCTGCTGGTGCTCGACGAACCGGTGTCCGCCCTCGACCCCTCCATCCGGGCCGGCGTCCTCAACCTGCTCGCCGACCTCCAGGACGAGCTGAACCTGGCGTACCTCTTCATCTGCCACGACCGTGCGGTGGTACGCCACTTCGCGGACCGTTCGATCGAGATGCGCGCCGGGAGGCTCGTACCGGCCTAG
- a CDS encoding serine/threonine-protein kinase: protein MENATEVFQPLQADDPPVVAGYRLAARIGAGGMGRVYLSHTQGGRPVAIKVVRPELADDPAFRRRFRREIKAAQRVRGAYTAELVDADADGVPPWLATLYVPGPSLAETVARRGPLPVAAVLWLMAGVAEALQAIHDAGVVHRDLKPSNVLLAADGPRVIDFGISLASGVTSNTATGTAVGTPQFMAPEQATGGEVTAATDVFALGQTAGFAALGEPLYGDGPSFSVLYRIVHSEPDLSPLPEQLRPMLARCLAAEPAERPSLAEVIEWCRRRLGRDADGGGGPAVWPEVTGPEVTVPAPIPTPTPVHTMPLLAPPQATGPTGLPIGLPGPTRQMLPMPPDQRRARRRRNALITAVAVTAGALLLTGMAWTVTEGLDRLRDRTTASSTTPGPETSARSSGSSPGSSSAPGTAEGAAEKGDRAPAASSPSPAGPEQPQPTPYPLQFLDEKNSLGIKKPVNRKDREGDIRFTCEEPGCALESDTSVITMLFADPGATLETCRIALTGARSRSFSLASAAPGSEFCVKHPSGDIGLFVIQVKSTALPDSGVSFVTGDLTVWRAT, encoded by the coding sequence TTGGAGAACGCGACTGAGGTGTTCCAGCCGCTCCAGGCGGACGATCCGCCCGTGGTGGCCGGCTACCGCCTCGCCGCCCGGATCGGCGCCGGTGGCATGGGCCGGGTCTATCTGTCGCACACGCAGGGCGGCCGGCCGGTGGCGATCAAGGTGGTACGCCCGGAACTGGCCGACGACCCCGCCTTCCGGCGTCGGTTCCGCCGGGAGATCAAGGCGGCCCAGCGGGTCCGGGGCGCGTACACGGCGGAGCTGGTCGACGCCGACGCGGACGGCGTACCGCCCTGGCTGGCCACGCTGTACGTGCCGGGCCCCTCCCTGGCGGAGACCGTCGCCCGGCGCGGACCGCTGCCGGTGGCGGCGGTGCTGTGGCTGATGGCGGGGGTGGCCGAGGCCCTGCAGGCCATCCACGACGCGGGCGTCGTGCACCGCGACCTGAAGCCGTCGAACGTGCTGCTGGCCGCCGACGGGCCTCGGGTGATCGACTTCGGCATCTCGCTGGCCTCCGGCGTCACCTCGAACACCGCCACGGGCACCGCCGTCGGTACGCCTCAGTTCATGGCTCCCGAGCAGGCGACCGGCGGTGAGGTCACGGCGGCGACCGATGTCTTCGCTCTGGGCCAGACAGCGGGGTTCGCGGCGCTGGGCGAGCCGCTGTACGGGGACGGGCCCTCCTTCAGCGTGCTGTACCGGATCGTGCACTCGGAACCCGATCTGTCCCCGCTGCCCGAGCAGCTCCGTCCGATGCTCGCCCGCTGCCTCGCCGCCGAGCCGGCGGAGCGGCCCAGCCTGGCGGAGGTCATCGAGTGGTGCCGACGGCGTCTGGGCCGGGACGCCGACGGGGGCGGAGGACCGGCCGTCTGGCCGGAGGTCACGGGGCCGGAGGTCACGGTCCCGGCCCCGATACCCACCCCCACCCCGGTGCACACGATGCCGTTGCTCGCGCCGCCGCAGGCCACGGGGCCGACGGGGCTGCCGATTGGGCTGCCGGGGCCGACGAGGCAGATGCTTCCGATGCCGCCGGACCAGCGGCGGGCCCGGCGGCGCCGGAACGCGCTGATCACGGCCGTCGCCGTGACGGCGGGCGCGCTGCTGCTGACCGGCATGGCGTGGACGGTCACGGAAGGGCTGGACCGGCTTCGCGACCGGACCACGGCCTCCTCCACCACACCCGGTCCGGAAACGTCCGCACGCTCGTCCGGATCCTCGCCGGGATCCTCGTCGGCACCCGGGACGGCCGAAGGGGCCGCGGAGAAGGGCGACCGGGCACCAGCGGCGTCCAGCCCGTCCCCGGCCGGGCCCGAGCAGCCGCAGCCCACCCCGTACCCCCTCCAGTTCCTCGACGAGAAGAACTCCCTGGGCATCAAGAAGCCGGTCAACCGCAAGGACCGCGAGGGGGACATCCGCTTCACCTGCGAGGAGCCCGGCTGCGCGCTGGAGAGCGACACAAGCGTGATCACCATGCTGTTCGCCGACCCGGGCGCCACCCTGGAGACGTGCCGTATCGCCCTCACCGGTGCCAGGAGCCGAAGCTTCTCGCTGGCCTCGGCGGCACCCGGCAGCGAGTTCTGCGTCAAGCACCCCTCCGGGGACATCGGGCTGTTCGTGATCCAGGTGAAGTCGACCGCACTGCCGGACAGCGGAGTCAGCTTCGTGACCGGGGACCTGACGGTCTGGCGGGCGACCTAG
- the serA gene encoding phosphoglycerate dehydrogenase, with protein MSSKPVVLIAEELSPATVDALGPDFEIRQCNGADRAELLPAIADVDAILIRSATKVDAEAIAAAKKLKVVARAGVGLDNVDVSAATKAGVMVVNAPTSNIVTAAELACGLLLATARHIPQANTALKNGEWKRSKYTGVELAEKTLGVVGLGRIGALVAQRMSAFGMKVVAYDPYVQPARAAQMGVKVLSLDELLEVSDFITVHLPKTPETVGLIGAEALHKVKPSVRIVNAARGGIVDEAALYSALKEGRVAGAGLDVYAKEPCTDSPLFELDEVVCTPHLGASTDEAQEKAGIAVARSVRLALAGELVPDAVNVQGGVIAEDVKPGLPLAERLGRIFTALAGEVAVRLDVEVYGEITQHDVKVLELSALKGVFEDVVDETVSYVNAPLFAQERGVEVRLTTSSESPDHRNVVTVRGTLGSGEEVSVSGTLAGPKHHQKLVAVGDYDVDLALADHMVVLSYVDRPGVVGTVGRVFGEAGINIAGMQVARSTAGGEALAVLTVDDTVPQPVLTEVAEEIGATSARSVNLV; from the coding sequence GTGAGCTCGAAACCAGTCGTACTGATCGCTGAAGAGCTGTCGCCCGCCACGGTGGACGCGCTCGGTCCGGACTTCGAGATCCGGCAGTGCAACGGAGCGGACCGAGCCGAACTGCTCCCGGCCATCGCCGACGTCGACGCGATCCTGATCCGCTCGGCCACCAAGGTCGACGCCGAGGCGATCGCCGCCGCGAAGAAGCTGAAGGTCGTCGCGCGAGCCGGCGTCGGCCTGGACAACGTGGACGTCTCCGCCGCCACCAAGGCCGGCGTGATGGTCGTCAACGCCCCCACCTCGAACATCGTGACCGCCGCCGAGCTGGCCTGCGGCCTGCTCCTCGCCACCGCCCGCCACATCCCGCAGGCGAACACGGCGCTGAAGAACGGCGAGTGGAAGCGCAGCAAGTACACGGGTGTGGAGCTGGCCGAGAAGACCCTCGGTGTCGTGGGCCTCGGCCGTATCGGCGCCCTGGTGGCCCAGCGCATGTCCGCCTTCGGCATGAAGGTCGTCGCCTACGACCCCTATGTGCAGCCCGCGCGGGCCGCGCAGATGGGCGTCAAGGTCCTGTCGCTGGACGAGTTGCTGGAGGTCTCCGACTTCATCACCGTCCACCTGCCGAAGACCCCCGAGACGGTCGGCCTGATCGGTGCCGAGGCGCTGCACAAGGTCAAGCCGTCGGTGCGGATCGTCAACGCCGCGCGTGGCGGGATCGTCGACGAGGCGGCGCTGTACTCGGCGCTCAAGGAGGGCCGGGTCGCGGGCGCGGGCCTCGACGTGTACGCCAAGGAGCCGTGCACCGACTCCCCCCTCTTCGAGCTGGACGAGGTCGTCTGCACCCCGCACCTGGGCGCCTCCACGGACGAGGCCCAGGAGAAGGCGGGCATCGCGGTGGCGCGGTCCGTGCGCCTCGCCCTCGCCGGTGAGCTGGTCCCGGACGCGGTGAACGTGCAGGGCGGTGTCATCGCCGAGGACGTCAAGCCGGGCCTGCCGCTCGCCGAGCGCCTCGGCCGCATCTTCACCGCCCTCGCGGGCGAGGTCGCGGTCCGCCTCGACGTCGAGGTGTACGGCGAGATCACCCAGCACGACGTGAAGGTGCTGGAGCTTTCGGCTCTGAAGGGTGTCTTCGAGGACGTCGTCGACGAGACGGTCTCCTACGTCAACGCTCCGCTGTTCGCGCAGGAGCGGGGTGTGGAGGTCCGCCTGACCACGAGCTCCGAGTCGCCCGACCACCGCAACGTCGTCACCGTGCGCGGCACGCTCGGCAGCGGCGAGGAGGTGTCGGTCTCCGGCACGCTCGCCGGGCCCAAGCACCACCAGAAGCTCGTCGCGGTCGGTGACTACGACGTCGACCTCGCCCTCGCCGACCACATGGTCGTCCTCAGCTACGTCGACCGTCCGGGCGTCGTCGGCACCGTCGGCCGCGTCTTCGGCGAGGCGGGCATCAACATCGCCGGCATGCAGGTCGCCCGCTCCACCGCCGGCGGCGAGGCGCTCGCCGTTCTCACCGTCGACGACACGGTTCCTCAGCCGGTGCTCACCGAGGTCGCGGAGGAGATCGGCGCGACGTCGGCGCGCTCGGTGAACCTCGTCTGA
- the ilvC gene encoding ketol-acid reductoisomerase — MAELFYDADADLSIIQGRKVAVIGYGSQGHAHALSLRDSGADVRVGLHEGSKSKAKAEEQGLRVVTPSEAAAEADVIMILVPDPIQAQVYEDHIKDNLKDGDALFFGHGLNIRFGFIKPPAGVDVCMVAPKGPGHLVRRQYEEGRGVPCIAAVEQDATGSAFALALSYAKGIGGTRAGVIKTTFTEETETDLFGEQAVLCGGTAALVKAGFETLTEAGYQPEIAYFECLHELKLIVDLMYEGGLEKMRWSISETAEWGDYVTGPRIITDATKAEMKKVLAEIQDGTFAQQWMDEYHGGLKKYNEYKTQDSEHLLETTGKELRKLMSWVNDEEA, encoded by the coding sequence GTGGCCGAGCTGTTCTACGACGCTGACGCCGACCTGTCCATCATCCAGGGCCGCAAGGTCGCGGTCATCGGCTACGGCAGCCAGGGCCACGCCCACGCGCTGTCCCTGCGCGACTCGGGTGCCGACGTCCGCGTCGGTCTGCACGAGGGCTCGAAGTCCAAGGCCAAGGCCGAGGAGCAGGGCCTGCGCGTGGTGACCCCGTCGGAGGCCGCCGCCGAGGCCGACGTCATCATGATCCTCGTCCCGGACCCGATCCAGGCGCAGGTCTACGAGGACCACATCAAGGACAACCTCAAGGACGGCGACGCGCTGTTCTTCGGCCACGGTCTGAACATCCGCTTCGGCTTCATCAAGCCCCCGGCCGGCGTCGACGTCTGCATGGTCGCCCCCAAGGGTCCGGGCCACCTGGTCCGCCGCCAGTACGAGGAGGGCCGCGGCGTCCCCTGCATCGCGGCCGTCGAGCAGGACGCCACCGGCAGCGCCTTCGCGCTGGCCCTGTCGTACGCCAAGGGCATCGGCGGCACCCGCGCCGGCGTCATCAAGACGACCTTCACCGAGGAGACCGAGACCGACCTCTTCGGTGAGCAGGCCGTTCTCTGCGGTGGTACGGCCGCGCTGGTCAAGGCCGGTTTCGAGACGCTGACCGAGGCCGGCTACCAGCCGGAGATCGCGTACTTCGAGTGCCTGCACGAGCTGAAGCTGATCGTCGACCTCATGTACGAGGGCGGCCTGGAGAAGATGCGCTGGTCGATCTCCGAGACCGCCGAGTGGGGCGACTACGTCACCGGTCCGCGGATCATCACGGACGCAACCAAGGCCGAGATGAAGAAGGTCCTCGCCGAGATCCAGGACGGCACCTTCGCCCAGCAGTGGATGGACGAGTACCACGGTGGTCTGAAGAAGTACAACGAGTACAAGACCCAGGACTCCGAGCACCTGCTGGAGACCACCGGCAAGGAGCTGCGCAAGCTGATGAGCTGGGTCAACGACGAAGAGGCGTAA
- the ilvN gene encoding acetolactate synthase small subunit produces the protein MSKHTLSVLVENTPGILARIAALFSRRGFNIDSLAVGVTEHPEISRITIVVNVIEELPLEQVTKQLNKLVNVLKIVELEPGSAVQRELVLVKVRADNETRSQIVEIVQLFRAKTVDVSPEAVTIEATGSHDKLSAMLKMLEPFGIKELVQSGTIAIGRGARSITDRSLRALDRSA, from the coding sequence ATGTCCAAGCACACGCTCTCCGTCCTGGTGGAGAACACCCCGGGCATCCTGGCCCGGATCGCCGCCCTGTTCTCCCGTCGCGGCTTCAACATCGACTCGCTGGCGGTCGGCGTCACCGAGCATCCGGAGATCTCCCGGATCACCATCGTGGTGAACGTGATCGAGGAACTGCCTCTGGAACAGGTGACGAAGCAGCTCAACAAGCTCGTCAACGTCCTGAAGATCGTCGAGCTGGAGCCGGGCTCCGCCGTTCAGCGGGAACTCGTTCTGGTGAAGGTGCGCGCCGACAACGAGACGCGCTCCCAGATCGTCGAGATCGTCCAGCTGTTCCGCGCCAAGACGGTCGACGTCTCCCCGGAGGCCGTCACCATCGAGGCCACCGGCTCCCACGACAAGCTGTCCGCCATGCTCAAGATGCTGGAGCCGTTCGGCATCAAGGAACTGGTCCAGTCCGGCACGATCGCGATCGGCCGTGGTGCCCGTTCGATCACGGACCGCTCCCTGCGCGCCCTGGACCGGTCGGCCTGA